The following are encoded in a window of Castanea sativa cultivar Marrone di Chiusa Pesio chromosome 5, ASM4071231v1 genomic DNA:
- the LOC142636981 gene encoding uncharacterized protein LOC142636981 has protein sequence MGNSLGLQDKVIKIRKTDGKILTYKAPMKVHQILSEFPGHAISDTLPVLRHLKPDTKLLRNHVYYLLPLPLSSPKVGKKKTVRLANPEEEAVQESGVVRIKLVITKKELQEMIQKGVVAVDEMVSQLHIKKGIDSADEFTADDDSKGWKPDLESIPEVN, from the coding sequence ATGGGGAATAGCTTAGGCCTGCAAGATAAAGTTATCAAGATCAGGAAAACAGATGGGAAAATCCTTACATACAAAGCACCCATGAAAGTCCACCAAATCTTGTCAGAGTTTCCTGGCCATGCAATATCAGACACCCTTCCTGTCCTCAGGCATCTCAAACCAGACACCAAACTTCTCAGAAATCATGTATACTATCTACTACCTCTTCCTCTGTCATCACCAAAAGTAGGCAAGAAGAAAACAGTGAGGCTTGCAAACCCAGAAGAGGAAGCTGTGCAAGAAAGTGGAGTGGTGAGGATTAAACTGGTTATTACAAAGAAAGAACTGCAAGAGATGATACAAAAGGGAGTAGTCGCTGTTGATGAAATGGTTTCTCAACTTCATATCAAAAAGGGCATAGATAGCGCAGATGAGTTCACAGCTGATGATGACAGTAAAGGGTGGAAGCCTGATTTAGAAAGCATACCTGAAGTAAACTAG